ATGTAGTTATTCAAGACAATTGCTTTTACAAAGctagttctcaagccgtggcagatatattctaatgagcctgcatgtgacataggaaggggagccagatcTGAAAGACTTGtagaatcacatgttttctgatctagacagcccacaaaaaactgactggttTGACTTATGTGagagtttgtgggttggtaggaactccagatactcAAACTTATGAACACAAGCACTGAGAAAGTGAATTTTTCATGAGACGTCCCCTTTAAACAAATCTTACAACCACTGCACATGTAACTATGCATGAAAAACTCTATATGATCATTAAATTAACATATTGGCTTGTAGCGGTTCATTAACACCCACACAGTCAGAGACAGCCGGTGGTGAAATGTGTTGTGGAAGTGTTGAGTCCGGGACCCGGTGTCATCGTTCCACCTGGCAGGAGGAGATCCATTGTGTTCCTCGGTGACGACCGCGAGCCTCCAAACCAAAACGAGCCAGATTTTAAAATAACCGGCACCTCCTGCTGCACGCATTCAAATGAGAGCTCAGCAATGACAGTTTCAAGGTTAGGAAACATCACATGGATGCTGTTTTTACGCTCCGTGCATCTCTGGGCACTCAGGATTTATTTCTGGCTCACAGATGTGGATGCAGAGACAGTAACAAGACAGAATATACTGAACATGATGTTTTCAAAAGATCATTAAATGAGTTACCAGTTAAAGGACACTTCCAGGTTATTACAGCTTCTTATCCTCATATCGGTTTGGTCAttgtttatgacagtaacttTGCACTCTTAGTGAGTTAATTGCTGAGGTCTCAGAGGGCAGTGAGTGGTTCGTGAGTGGACTCCATTATGATATGAACAACCATAAACCATCGAGTATCCTCTTGTGAACCGCTAAATAGCGTGCATGGGCTAATAGGAAACCACCGAAAGAACTTCAAACCTGGAGGGGGAAATATAGCAGAGACCAACTCAGCCCACACAAATCATCACTGTGGACATCAGCAACGAGGCGAAGCACCAAGAGAGATTAGCTCAACCGCTACACGAAGAACACCAAATTAATATTCAGTGGCATGATAGCAAACAGCATCACATGCATCCATGAAGCCATAAATGCCGATAATTAATCTCCAGTGGTTGAAAGttattaagtacatttactcaagtaatgtacttcagaataattttgaggtacttgtatttcaatatttctattttatgctacgttatacttctactccactacatctcagaaggaaatgtacttttttactccaataaatttatttgacaactttagttactctGCAGATTctgattaataatataaaatataatcaataaataaaatatgatatatattattatagattaaagggactgtttgtaactttcagaaatgcttgttaacagcgacacctgtggccgttaagtcaacgaaagtcagcgtcgggctcgcgctcgcgcataaatagacatgaacgagcatcactcaacacagtgaagcgacacacgtcagcgtgttccccggaggctgaagcaggaagagaaacgttatcgtctccaaccgggtgccagtgtctacctccggcacccggtcggagacgataacgtttctcgctgcggagccccgtcacttcacaagacaggaaacctctgttggtctggaggagcagcagcagttatttctgcacaaatgtccactgtacattcactagatattctcagagctaaactaactcttctgcagtatggagtgagcagcatgcacgtgagaggtggagcgagacagcaagAACGCACGCGGTGTgtgtgaaggcaagcaggcagaggagcagagattCCGGTCACATGCGAGCGCgtatgggaaaccgacccggtagatttatacgtgcaagaagttacaaacagtccctttaagcactTGAGATTTGCTCcacttttaccagctgcaacattaaagcgATGCACatcacattaatgcatcaataattatcaTCCAATAGTATTATgtgtattattctgaaatgggccattcggCATAATGAGTAcctttacttttggtacttggaatatattttgatgctaatacttaaAAGTGcagaatttgaatttgaaatttgaaattttgaatttgaatgtatttctacactgtggtattgttacttttctttacttttatgagtacttcttccaccactgataccAGACAGCAGCATAATAGTGAGTTGAAATCTAGTGAAACcagtactgtatataagaagtggacgtagtcactgtgacatcgtcaccatttggtttgtggactgccgtttcaAAGCCTCGAGTCCGGCATTTTGGCCgtggacattttgttttttttgcaaccagaagtgacactagagggtggagctaagtacaaccgaacgcttaaacaagacatttttaggcgaccaaaatgttacaattaactttgatgaactgaaaacacactgtgaaagggttaaagttgtaagatgaaaacacggacaactctcagagAGGTCAACACCggggtagcgacctgtcaatcacaaggtagccccggtctaaagcatcccctgctctatggtctatttgactctaaatgggaccataatttactaaatgaacatcatgctgtattgaagaagacttgaaactagtaattgagaccataaactcatgtttacaatgtttactgaggtaatacatcaagagagaagtaggctcattttctcatagacttctatacaaccagacttcttttagctTCTTttagtcgccccctgctggctgttagagagaatgcaggtttaagacacttcagcattggcttcacatcTCAGACCCTGAAGTTTCCCACGGAGTGAAACACAAGACAACTGTGTTTCTGTCCTGCAGCATCTGAACCGACGGCTGATTGACAGCCATGAATATGATTGGATGTTACCAGCCACTTTAGCCGTGAATGAGCCAATCATTATGAAGCATATTGCAAACAGCTGATGCCAATCAGCCAATTAGGGGGCTGCTTTTTCAGTTCCAGAGAGAACAGATGTTGCAATTATTTTggaataaatattaataatcaatCGGGTGCACCAGATGATCTGGGCGTCCACTGAGTGGAGATGCTGGGAGAGTAAACCAGGGAATGCTTTAATCTGCTTCAAGAGATTTTCTTTTCCAGGTGTTACAAGTACTTTCCAGACTCATTCAACAAGGTATGTCGCTATATGTGGGTTCCTGCACATGTACATGTAGTAGGTCTGCAGGGAAATGAGGAGGTGGACAGATTATAAAAACAAGGTCTACAGAGAGATGCTATAAATCCCATTTAGCAAATCAGGGAAATGTTTGGCGTAAAGCagcagaagagaggaaagagcaGTGAAGTAAGGGGGAGGTTTTATGtacaatttaaataataaagtaaattcaACAATTAGAAACAGGCAggtgaagaaaagaaaagctcacACTTAAGATAGGAAAGCTGGTTTATGTGAGCATCGAGGAGTCTGTTGTGCTTGTAATCCagtccgttctcattcccagggtgtcaaataccggCGCTTTGACAAGGCCGTCGGCGTTCAataccgccacacaaggcaccctttagcgccggcgTCATGCCAAAAACTGATCATCTGCCAAAAACTGCTTTATCGGGCAGTTTCTAGTCTACGGCTGATGTTATCTGGATCAAACAAACATGACgtgcaaatacacataactgCATGTCCGTGgtaataaaaaggtaaaaagtACTGGGTTGGTTATAATCTAGGGCACAGAGCAGGTAAAATAATGCATAGCCATAATGAAAAGGAGATTATTAGACATTCAGAACACATTATCGGAAACAATAATAGCATATATTATGCCAATATCACGCAAATGACATGCCTGACAACTAAACTGCAAACACTTGTTTGGCCacaattgtgattattttgttacAAGAAACGTTAAAGTTTCATAAAGACATACCTTTGCTATTATACCACGGACATAcagttatgtgtatttgcacGTTATGACTTTGATCCAGATAAAAGCAGCTGTAGACTATAAACTGGGCAATACAGTGGAAATCAGTTTTTGTCGGAAGATCACTTTTAGGCACGACACCGGTGTGcaacgcaccgggctttccataaAAATACTGCTGCAACACTAAAAACACAGGGAAGGTGCTGTGGTAACGTAGTTTAAAGATTGAAGGAGACACACAGgtcgggtgggaggggaggtggataggtccaacaaacacagggctttcatccagaagaCCGCTGTTTGCGTCACGTTTCAATTTACAGTCAGCTGttagtttgtgtcccgtgttcacaacgtcaagtcacatttacaCTGTAAAACATAGTAGTTTTCAGTCcaaccattttgttttttcctaaatctaactaagaggatttgttgcctaaacataaacaaatgtttttgttaaattcacaatgttaagcacgtgtttactatgactgaaaagtgacgccgaggggtctgacaaaacgtcagtatgtgacgagacGTGTTGCATAATCATATAAAAGAAAGGCAACATATGCAAGACGATCTCAGGAGGACtcaatattaaaacattaatgaacCTGTCGAGTTGATCAGGCAGCAGAGTTTCTCTTTGATTAAATCAGATAAACAGGATTAATAGGTAGGATTTAATCTCTGATCCACACTCGGTGGTATCACAGTTACTAAGCTGGTTAAAcccaaaaagaagaagaagaactaaTAATATGGCTAAGTCCTTTTTTCTAAGGAAGGTTCCTCACTGAGCCGTGATGAGGGCTGGTCAaatcctctaaatgctaagaaaaggtgcttcaatgcttcctttcttctcttcctttagcgtaggatacactggaccatcctttaggaaaggaaaggaggtaATGCTGTTCCACAATTCCTtgcagctgcaacatttaaTGACGCACCCTTCGGCCGTCAATAACATCTGCCGTCGCTGTTTAATTGTACACTAAAGGATAAACTGAAAACATCCTTCTTAGGAGGTGTGGTTCTGTTTTGGACAGGAATCCTTACTTGGAGTTTACAAAATTGAGCTTGtcattgtgctcattttctgtgttataaataaagttgctaaaaacaacaaccatCTGTCCACCGTCGTGTaagagcagtcggattctctgagCACCGCTGGTGTCTTTTCGTGTGTCTTTGTGAATTCTCCTTTCTTGAcgtcatgacatttttccatcaaggtcaagtagttaggaaaagacatttttatttgactATTCGTCCGCAGCCACGTTTCATTTGTGACAGACACAAGGTGAAAATCACATTTAGAGCTTCGGTGACCGCAGGCAGGATGCATAAAAACTCTCTGAGTGTCATAAATGTAGGACCAAAAATCCCACAATTTTGCTGCTATACTACGACGCTACTGATAACATATTAATCTTAAAGTTACTGCAGAATCGTCTCTTCTCCCTGAACATAACTGGCTCCTTTCCAGGTTTTCTGATGTGCCGGTGCTACGGCCGAGCTGGGTTATTGTTTTACTATATTTCAAAGACATGAAAGCAGCGCAGATGGATCATGTGACTTGATGACGTGTCTCTGCTTGCATgttatttttctctgtttccatCGTAGCACCGTGATTTTAGAAGACTTATCTGGAACGTTATGACACGCGATGAACTGCAAGATTGCCGTTATTGCACATAGACAGCATTATTTGGAAGAAAAAACTAAAGCACAGACAGATTTCCTGCTTCAATCTTGACCTACTGTACTTACTGTAGTTGTGCGTGCACTTTTCAACATCTGGAGCTCCAAAGAAATCAGCCGGCGGGACAAAGCTCAAACTCTTTAAATTCCAAAATCAAACCAATACTCCTCTACGGTTCAGAGACGTAGAGGACAACCAAGACCGCAATAACAATagtacaaacattcataaacaacTGCCTGAGGTGGATCTTAAACATCCAGTGGCCAGATATCATCAATGCAACAACGATCTCTGGCAGAGAGCAGGTCAAACACCTGTTAAAGAAGAGATCAGCAGAAGGAGATGGGGATGGATTGGCCACGCACTCCGGAAACCGAGTACCAGCATCACCAGGCGGGACTTAGATGGAACCCAACAAGGCAAAAGAAGGAGAGGCCGGCACAAGAACACCTGGCGCAGGGACCTTGACATGGACATCAAACAGAGCGGGCTGACATGGAAACAACGGGAGATGAAAGTCCAGGACAGAAGACTCTGGGGAACTGTGGTCAACGGCTTATGTTAAGGAGAAACGCTACCCTTGGCGTAGCGCACAGTTGTGGCAAGAGAGCAAAACGCTTATTGCGAAACTAcgagatggttgaggttaggataggttgtcgggcagcaaatctcacaagagtttttgcaatttttttgtacgttgagcacagtatcggacccgatacccgatactggtatcggtatcggtgcatccctagttgtaataaaccagaattatcCTTTAATTCTGTCTCAATTAGACTCCTTCATTACTCTTtatataaatcataaaaatgtggCCTGCTTGGACTGCAAACCCTAGAAAAGCCCAAAAATACCCTGATGGAGCTTTCACAGTAAAAGCACCTATTTGACGCTGTGCAGAGTAAAGCCATTATTTCCAAAAGAGAGAGCAGCTGTGCTATAATGCTAAAGGTTGAAGTGGATGATGGTTTCCAGTAGAGAATAACATTTTGTATCTCTCTACTCCTCTATCATACCAGAAGTTTGGTAAAACGTTTCAAGCGTGGCTGAATATAGAGAGGAAGAGGACGGGGATACCAGGTTAGAACTGAATATTGTTAAGTCCGTAGTTATCCTGGTTAGCTGCTTCGTAGGATCCTTTGCTGCTCTTCATTTTGCCCTCCacctcatccatccatccatccatccatccatccatccatccatccatccatccatccatccatccatccatccatccatccatccagtcagtcagtcagtcatccatccatccatccatccatccatcatccagtCATCcagtcatccatccatccatcatccagtcatcaatccatccatccatccatccatccatccatccatccatccatccagttatccatcatccatccagtcatcaatccatccatccatccatcatccatccatccatccatccatccatccatccatccagtcatccatcaatccatccatccatccatccatccatccatccatccatccatccatccatccatccatccatccatccagtcatccatccatcaatccatccatccatccagtcatccatccatccatccatccatccagtcatccatccatcatccatccagtcatccatccatccatccagtcatcaatccatccatccatccatccagtcaTCCAGTCATCCATCAATCcagtcatccatccatctatccatccatccatccatccatcatttcggccgcttgtatctgcgatctcattctttcggtcactacccaaagctgaAGACCAGAGGTGACGGTTGGAGCGTAGCTGGACCGGTAAATCTGGAGCTTTGCCACGCAGCTCAGCttcctcttcaccacaacggtaCGGTACGGCGCCCGCATAATTGCTGACGCCGCAccgaaccgcctgtccatctcccgctccattttaccctcactcgtgaacaagactGCCCTCGCTCGGGGCAGTGATTCACTCCCAACTCGGAGGGCGCAATCCACCTTTTTTCCAGCAGGGAACCTCCACCTAACACAAACTCTTTTCTCTCCTGCGTTTGATCTTGAGTTCAATATAAAAGCTAAAGCCACAGGAGCTGAATCAGGATGTCTGAGGGGCCGGGgccaaagaaataaaaagcagcGGGACACCAGCATGCAGGAAGTTTTCTATCAGTCCATATGGCACTCATCACTTTTCCTCCACTGAAGGGCGCCCTAGAGGACACCAGATCACGGCTTCCTGCTCTTTGGGCCACCGTCGAGGGctcttttatcatgttttatcaccAGCATTACACTCTTTATTACTTCAGGTGAGATAGTTAAGTATGCAACTCCCGAGTTGTTGTCAAACTCTGCGTTGCGTGGCAACCAGAGTGATGTAACGTCGCTCGTGGCCTTGGACACGTCGCTCCTTCAGCCGCCGCCGACACTCGACGTATGTGTGCTTTGTGTTTGAGGAGATAAAAGATGAAATCTCGCCTGATTGTTGTCTCGATTTAAAagcaaacacaatattaattttGTGATTAAATCAACAATGATTTACGCTTCGTGGTCTTGAAGTGTTTTCCAGGCTGGGTCAGGGTTCAGCCCCTCGGCGCCGGGTCTGACAGTAGAGACGAGAACCCGTCCAGTTATTTCATCCTGAGCTTCACAGCATAATTATCTATTGTTGTACAAGCCGGCGGTTCATTATATTCATCCagagagtctctctctctcttttctcttgtttctCTTTTGTCCTCCGTGTACAGCGTCTGCAAGCTGCACATGAATTTTTAATGTCTTTGCCCCGGAGCTGTGCAGTGTCAACAGAACGTTGCTGCTTGGTGAAAAGCCTGGTATAACTTTCATCGGTGCTTTCTGTTCTTTATGTCTACTCTACGAGTTAGAAGTTTAGACTGTTGGGTGCTGCTGGTGTTTAATTACTCCGAGGCAAACAAAGTCTCAAAAAAACtcattgtatatttttttaaaagcgtggttgttgtttttcttcagttCCTTATAAATCTGCTTCTGTGTCAATATTAAGAGTTGCAGAGCGAGTCGGGCTGCTCGCTGCGGTGCTCCGCGGGGACGTATAGTTCACAGCCCTTCGGCCAAATTCTCCTCCAATTAACATTCAAATTCAGGCAAAACCCACGTTGTAATGTTGAACTACTGTTGCATCAAGGAAGCAGCGTTGGAAACACCTGTACTCTCGTGTGTCACAATCATCTTCCTCTCGTTTGCTCTAGAATAGAAAGTGAttatttaaccctctgaaaccCACAATAGATCTGTTTTTAAGGGGGGTACATGGGGTCTTTagtgggagatagcaggtcaacagtagatgtcacatagaagtggtgtacatcatctgaaagctgagaacctgaagattaatttgagatgaggttcagcactgtgtgtcaagtggttctagtcataaatcagaaataatcaTGACTACATTATGTCTAGGAAATTGTTGCatcaattttggggttgattcCATTTGTTAAAAAGATTTGGGGctaatttaaccatttttttaccactcaaaaaTTGATAaagatgatcaataatccctccaaaataccacattaagacaccaagaccttgaggaacaccatagaaaaagccatgctgtgatttggcttcaaaaacttttgacattttttctgcaAGAAGTGCATTTTCCGGCGATcgaatggcgagcacttctgctCAGAAacacccttattgtcaatctagctaggaaagccatccatcctctgaatgctctaggtctctagtctgatccatccatcctctgaatgctctaggtctctagtttgatccatccatccatcctctgaatgctctaggtctctagtctgatccatccatcctctgaatgctctaggtctcttgtctgatccatccatcctctgaatgctctaggtctctagtctgatccatcaatcctctgaatgctctaggtctctagtctgatccatcaatcctctgaatgctctaggtctctagtttgtggctgtaaagtttcatgaagctgtgattatcctagaggtcaccacaaggtcattttatacagtgaggtcacgtttCAAAAAAATAGGTCTCActaaaatgaaatgtctcctatggggactaacatcatcacacatgaatacagttgggctcattggatccacaagagtctcatctttactgtgatacccaatttatgtatttcaagactgtttagggaccccagtatgcagaaatattccaattttagaataggcgaaaataacacatttacactgCATTCAGAAAACTGGAGAGGGGAGACTCgaacccatagaatccatttacattcactgatctggagttcagaggtcaagggacccctttgaaaatggccatgacagtttttcatctacaaaatgtagcctaactttgCTGCGTTATTTaactccttcctgacaagctagcatgacatggttggtaacgatggattcgttaggttttgtagtttcatatgataccagtatcttcactctagctcctGAAACTGAACCTGATAAAGTCTCTGAatgacagtaaagtcggtcgtatctcagagggttaacagaTTAATGAGGAGttgaataataaatcaatacgCAGGCTGTATGGCAAGCCCTTTAATGTCGGTCTGACAGCACAGTGGAAAACAGGATTAAAACTGTgtctgtttcacacacacacacacacacacacacacacacacacgcactcacgcacacacacacacacgcacacacacacacacacacattcacatctcatGTCCGTTTATGAGTCTGGAATAAAATCTTCTTGAAGGCCCTCCTGAAGTCGCGGTTGAAGATGGTGTATATGATGGGGTTCAGGCAGCTGTTGCAGTATCCGATCCAGAAGAACAGGTTGAAGAGCGTGTCGGGGATCGTACAGTTCTCCCTGCAGACGGCGTGGAGACTGTAGGTGAAGAAGAACGGGAACCAGCAGAGGACAAAAACCCCCATCACCACCGCCAGGACGAACGTGAAGCGCTTCTCCCGCATCTGCGCCACTTTGTTCTTGGACATAGACATCTGCCTGCTGCGGTGCGGCACCGGCGACGGCAGCAGGAAGTGGTGGGAGCAGTTCTCGGACGACGCCCACGATATGGAGGCgcaggacggaggaggaggcggcacCTTCAACCTGTTTGACGTTCCCTCCGCCTCCTTCTGCTCCTCTATTTTCACAGTTCCGCCGCCTCTCCTGGGGAAGCGGAGAGCCGAGGAAAACGAGGAGGATGTTTTTATTGCGGGCTcgcagctcctctcctccaggtcgatGTCGTCCAGCTCTCCTCTCCTGAGGCCGCTGCTGGTGCTGTCCACGTTGGAAGAGCTGTGTCGGTTGGGGGGCCGCGGGCTCTCCAGCTCATACTGGGACGCCCCGCAGTTGATGCCCCTTCTTTGGGGGGTGCCTACAAAGCAGGTCTCGGACTGCGACACCTGCCGCTCCACCACGTTCTTCGCCACGAACACGGTGGAGGCTCGCTGCTTGGCAACGCGGTAGATCTTACAGTACACGAGTATCATGATGACACCCGGGGCGAAGAAGGACACCAAGCAGGAGGACAGGATGTACCATGTCTGGTTGTTGAGGAGACACTCCTGCCTCTGCGCgtcgccctcctcctcctccgccgcctCCTCCTGCTGCGTCATGAGGAGCGGCGGGGACGAGATGACGATGGATATGAGCCAAACGACGCTGATCATCGCTTTAATCCGCTTGGGCGTCCGTTTGCGGTTGTAGCTGACGGCTTTAGTGACGGACCAGTAGCGGTCGAGGCTGATGGCGCAGAGGTGGACGATGGAGGAAGTGCAGAAGAGGACATCCAGTGCCAGGTAGAAGGAGCACCAGGTGGACCCAAAGTACCAGTAGCCCATGACCTGGAAACAGCACAAAGCAATCAAAATATATTAATGACCCGTTTTAAGCACCAGTggagaggaataaaaaaaaggctttgGGCGAGGCGcctaaaagatcattttgcctCAAAATAACAAATCAATCAATATCTCATTACCGCCACGTTGACTGTATTTAGTTTGTGTGAAAACCTCTCAGTGAGTTCCCCCCCCCGTGGTTTCAAATCAGCCTTCTAGAAAATTATTTAAGCCGACAATCTTTTCACGGCTGCCAGAAACTGTAAAATATCAATCACATTCCTCCACAGCGAGCGCTCCGCCGTCACAATGAATTTCATGTGTTCTCCTCTGGCAGGTGGTAAagaagtaaatattggactttcTCAGCTGCAGTCAAACAGtcggatgctgctgctgctgctgcatgaagCTTTTCTGGGGAATTTGAATCTCAGTTTGTGGTTTCAGAGCTGAGAAATGAAGCTGAGATGGAACCACTTGAGGAAGATTTGGTTTTCATCACCACTTAAACAAATACTTCTACTGATCATCAATGAATCCTCATAAagccaacgtatcctcatacaacggttcgtatatCTTACGacatcatttttcatgcgttttcctacgaatgtcccgCAACGCGTGTCGATTCCCGCTCATTACATGCTCAcagtcttttcagaataaacttccattttcacaggaaacaacttggtaaagTTTGGGGCAACAaactctcactcccaactcgtcaaataccgccgcttggtcagaaACCCTTGGCATCAGGGTaaccctcttgcgttacttttggacggaccagggacggcgtgtcaatat
Above is a genomic segment from Sebastes umbrosus isolate fSebUmb1 chromosome 2, fSebUmb1.pri, whole genome shotgun sequence containing:
- the LOC119500809 gene encoding alpha-2Db adrenergic receptor-like, encoding MDLSDAFTVMATVPATLPPNSSLENVNQTSSSSPRSPPLPPHSQVASVFIVLVVTVIILGTVVGNVLVVVAVFTSRALRPPQNLFLVSLASADILVATLVIPFSLANEVMGYWYFGSTWCSFYLALDVLFCTSSIVHLCAISLDRYWSVTKAVSYNRKRTPKRIKAMISVVWLISIVISSPPLLMTQQEEAAEEEEGDAQRQECLLNNQTWYILSSCLVSFFAPGVIMILVYCKIYRVAKQRASTVFVAKNVVERQVSQSETCFVGTPQRRGINCGASQYELESPRPPNRHSSSNVDSTSSGLRRGELDDIDLEERSCEPAIKTSSSFSSALRFPRRGGGTVKIEEQKEAEGTSNRLKVPPPPPSCASISWASSENCSHHFLLPSPVPHRSRQMSMSKNKVAQMREKRFTFVLAVVMGVFVLCWFPFFFTYSLHAVCRENCTIPDTLFNLFFWIGYCNSCLNPIIYTIFNRDFRRAFKKILFQTHKRT